The following are encoded together in the Candidatus Hydrogenedentota bacterium genome:
- a CDS encoding aminotransferase class I/II-fold pyridoxal phosphate-dependent enzyme, which yields MAKLAVLGGKALVGKSKKWAKWPISDAEDVKLVSKITASNRWSFDGPVEWEFAEKFTAYQTAKYGLCCANGTVGIQLALEALGVGAYDEVIVPGMTWQATAAACVDVNAIPVLVDVEPDTWNLDLDKVEAAITPKTRAVIVVHLYGCMTDLDRLQRICKKHKLFLIEDCAHQHGSFWKGKGVGSFGDVSSWSFQESKVLSSGEGGFNMCKTKDLFYKLYSLRNCGRPYPADPPVFGLKKAVGMDTALQSGNYRITEWQAALLLGGLRRLDAQVRLRDANAIYLNSLLAQIPGVMPMRRRPQVTQQSYFNFAFRLDTEALGIDNTRFCVALNAELNMPDEFEPPYDPLNNCGLFKPTTKVRHMLNDKYFKAITPSRFSLPVCTGATAASGVTAHHQILMNTKQDMELYAEAVKKVLANAAELAKFKPGELKKYQGLAR from the coding sequence ATGGCAAAACTCGCGGTTTTGGGCGGCAAGGCCCTGGTCGGCAAGTCGAAGAAGTGGGCGAAGTGGCCCATCAGCGACGCGGAGGACGTGAAACTTGTGTCCAAGATCACCGCGTCCAACCGCTGGTCCTTCGACGGGCCCGTGGAGTGGGAGTTCGCCGAGAAGTTCACGGCCTACCAGACGGCGAAATACGGTCTCTGCTGCGCCAACGGCACCGTGGGCATCCAGCTCGCCCTGGAGGCGCTCGGCGTCGGCGCGTATGACGAGGTGATCGTGCCCGGCATGACCTGGCAGGCCACCGCGGCGGCGTGCGTGGACGTGAACGCCATCCCCGTCCTCGTGGACGTCGAGCCGGACACGTGGAACCTGGACCTGGACAAGGTCGAGGCCGCCATCACCCCCAAGACCCGCGCCGTCATCGTGGTGCACCTCTACGGCTGCATGACGGACCTGGACCGCCTCCAGAGGATCTGCAAGAAGCACAAGCTCTTCCTCATCGAGGACTGCGCCCACCAGCACGGCAGCTTCTGGAAGGGGAAGGGCGTCGGCTCCTTCGGCGACGTCAGCTCCTGGAGCTTCCAGGAGTCCAAGGTCCTCTCCAGCGGCGAGGGCGGCTTCAACATGTGCAAGACCAAGGACCTCTTTTACAAGCTCTACAGCCTGCGCAACTGCGGCCGGCCCTACCCCGCCGACCCGCCCGTGTTCGGCCTCAAGAAGGCCGTCGGCATGGACACCGCCCTCCAGTCCGGCAACTACCGCATCACGGAGTGGCAGGCCGCCCTGCTCCTCGGCGGGCTGCGCCGCCTCGACGCCCAGGTCAGGCTGCGCGACGCGAACGCCATTTATCTCAACAGCCTGCTGGCGCAGATCCCCGGCGTCATGCCCATGCGCCGCCGCCCCCAGGTCACCCAGCAAAGCTACTTCAACTTCGCCTTCCGCCTCGACACCGAGGCCCTCGGCATTGACAACACGCGCTTCTGCGTCGCCCTCAACGCCGAGCTGAACATGCCCGACGAGTTCGAGCCGCCCTACGACCCGCTCAACAACTGTGGCCTCTTCAAGCCGACCACCAAGGTCCGCCACATGCTCAACGACAAATACTTCAAGGCCATCACGCCCTCCCGGTTCAGCCTCCCCGTCTGCACCGGGGCCACCGCCGCCAGCGGCGTCACGGCGCACCACCAGATCCTGATGAACACCAAGCAGGACATGGAGCTCTACGCCGAGGCCGTCAAGAAGGTTTTGGCCAACGCCGCCGAACTCGCCAAGTTCAAGCCCGGCGAGCTCAAGAAATACCAGGGCCTCGCCCGCTAG